One stretch of Gopherus flavomarginatus isolate rGopFla2 chromosome 2, rGopFla2.mat.asm, whole genome shotgun sequence DNA includes these proteins:
- the LOC127044987 gene encoding zinc finger and SCAN domain-containing protein 29-like, with protein MPPRAKRAPAGSNGKLLDFISVWSEEAVQSQLCSSCRNYDTYGQISRAMLERGHDQDAVQCRIKVKELRSAYCKAREGNRHSGAAPTTCHSYKELDAILGGDPTAKDHNGHFRAGGGEVEEEEREEETESEGTGGETPRSPRRHAARSSSQARRKVASRSSWYLVKDKQRSGFPQP; from the exons atgcctccacgcgccaaacgagccccagcagggagcaatggcaagttgctggacttcatcagtgtttggagtgaggaagctgtgcagtcccagctgtgctccagctgtaggaattacgatacctatgggcagatatcaagggccatgctggaaaggggccatgaccaggatgcggtgcagtgcaggattaaagtgaaggagctgcggagtgcctattgcaaagcccgtgagggaaaccgccactctggtgctgcccccacgacctgccattcttacaaagagctggacgcgatacttgggggtgaccccaccgccaaggaccacaatggacacttcagagcgggggggggagaggtggaggaggaagagagggaggaggaaaccgagagtgagggtactgggggggagacaccccggagtcccaggaggcatgcagccaggagctcttctcaagccaggagaaaggtagccagtcgcagcagctggtacttggtgaaggacaagcagaggagcgggttcccg caaccttga